A genomic window from Glycine max cultivar Williams 82 chromosome 17, Glycine_max_v4.0, whole genome shotgun sequence includes:
- the LOC100794220 gene encoding transcription factor HHO5 isoform X3, with amino-acid sequence MEVSLDLSLAFVPRRTVCEILGDIAKSKDGSRRMATIEDLVKRLEDEKKKIEAFKPISKLKEEIKGGVRMKDEAVVEELMKLMKTNSEANGSLMIVGNESSDTKNWMNSVQLWNVETKQRNEEGDLFVPSNPIEQKNDTNKSVSKTVMKDNKKMSQVPSLGLMSPAVLELNHRKTESGYGHGSSMIITSSVEIKGHHQSQQPQQNPRKQRRCWSPDLHRRFVDALQQLGGPQVATPKQIRELMQVVGLTNDEVKSHLQKYRLHFKRPQGSSIGHANSGLCKMAQDKCGDDKSGSPQGPLFLGGSGKGLSSSGRNSMDTEGDEESDCRNWKATTIVTFVIAISIVIITITIVAT; translated from the exons ATGGAAGTGAGTTTGGATTTGAGTTTGGCCTTTGTCCCTAGAAGAACCGTTTGTGAGATTCTTGGCGATATTGCTAAGAGCAAAGATGGGTCTCGGAGAATggccacaattgaggacttagTGAAAAGGTTGGaagatgagaagaagaagattgaAGCATTCAAAC CTATTAGTAAattgaaagaagagataaaggGGGGTGTGAGAATGAAAGATGAAGCCGTGGTTGAAGAGTTGATGAAACTTATGAAAACCAATTCTGAAGCAAATGGGTCTTTGATGATTGTGGGGAACGAAAGCAGTGACACGAAGAATTGGATGAACTCTGTTCAGCTATGGAACGTTGAAACCAAACAG AGGAATGAAGAGGGTGATCTATTTGTGCCCAGCAATccaattgaacaaaaaaacGACACCAACAAGAGTGTCTCAAAGACAGTGATGAAGGACAACAAGAAAATGTCACAGGTTCCTAGTCTTGGGTTGATGAGTCCTGCAGTGTTGGAATTGAATCATAGAAAAACAGAAAGTGGTTATGGACATGGTTCGTCCATGATTATTACAAGCTCGGTTGAAATTAAGGGTCATCATCAATCACAACAACCTCAGCAGAATCCGAGGAAACAAAGGCGATGCTGGTCACCAGATCTTCATCGGCGATTTGTTGATGCGCTTCAACAATTAGGGGGCCCACAAG TGGCCACTCCAAAGCAGATTAGAGAACTGATGCAGGTGGTAGGCCTCACAAATGATGAAGTGAAAAGCCATTTGCAA AAGTACAGGCTTCATTTTAAAAgacctcaaggttcttcaaTTGGCCATGCTAACAGTGGCTTATGCAAGATGGCACAAGATAAATGTGGAGACGATAAATCTGGCTCTCCACAAGGTCCACTCTTCCTAGGAGGGTCTGGAAAAGGTCTTTCAAGCTCTGGACGCAATAGCATGGACACAGAAGGAGATGAGGAATCAGATTGCCGCAATTGGAAAG ccaccaccattgtcacttTTGTTATTGCCATCTCCATAGTCATCATCACTATCACTATCGTTGCGACATAA
- the LOC100794220 gene encoding transcription factor HHO5 isoform X1: MEVSLDLSLAFVPRRTVCEILGDIAKSKDGSRRMATIEDLVKRLEDEKKKIEAFKRELPLCMILVNDAISKLKEEIKGGVRMKDEAVVEELMKLMKTNSEANGSLMIVGNESSDTKNWMNSVQLWNVETKQRNEEGDLFVPSNPIEQKNDTNKSVSKTVMKDNKKMSQVPSLGLMSPAVLELNHRKTESGYGHGSSMIITSSVEIKGHHQSQQPQQNPRKQRRCWSPDLHRRFVDALQQLGGPQVATPKQIRELMQVVGLTNDEVKSHLQKYRLHFKRPQGSSIGHANSGLCKMAQDKCGDDKSGSPQGPLFLGGSGKGLSSSGRNSMDTEGDEESDCRNWKATTIVTFVIAISIVIITITIVAT, translated from the exons ATGGAAGTGAGTTTGGATTTGAGTTTGGCCTTTGTCCCTAGAAGAACCGTTTGTGAGATTCTTGGCGATATTGCTAAGAGCAAAGATGGGTCTCGGAGAATggccacaattgaggacttagTGAAAAGGTTGGaagatgagaagaagaagattgaAGCATTCAAACGTGAGCTTCCTCTTTGCATGATCCTTGTAAACGATG CTATTAGTAAattgaaagaagagataaaggGGGGTGTGAGAATGAAAGATGAAGCCGTGGTTGAAGAGTTGATGAAACTTATGAAAACCAATTCTGAAGCAAATGGGTCTTTGATGATTGTGGGGAACGAAAGCAGTGACACGAAGAATTGGATGAACTCTGTTCAGCTATGGAACGTTGAAACCAAACAG AGGAATGAAGAGGGTGATCTATTTGTGCCCAGCAATccaattgaacaaaaaaacGACACCAACAAGAGTGTCTCAAAGACAGTGATGAAGGACAACAAGAAAATGTCACAGGTTCCTAGTCTTGGGTTGATGAGTCCTGCAGTGTTGGAATTGAATCATAGAAAAACAGAAAGTGGTTATGGACATGGTTCGTCCATGATTATTACAAGCTCGGTTGAAATTAAGGGTCATCATCAATCACAACAACCTCAGCAGAATCCGAGGAAACAAAGGCGATGCTGGTCACCAGATCTTCATCGGCGATTTGTTGATGCGCTTCAACAATTAGGGGGCCCACAAG TGGCCACTCCAAAGCAGATTAGAGAACTGATGCAGGTGGTAGGCCTCACAAATGATGAAGTGAAAAGCCATTTGCAA AAGTACAGGCTTCATTTTAAAAgacctcaaggttcttcaaTTGGCCATGCTAACAGTGGCTTATGCAAGATGGCACAAGATAAATGTGGAGACGATAAATCTGGCTCTCCACAAGGTCCACTCTTCCTAGGAGGGTCTGGAAAAGGTCTTTCAAGCTCTGGACGCAATAGCATGGACACAGAAGGAGATGAGGAATCAGATTGCCGCAATTGGAAAG ccaccaccattgtcacttTTGTTATTGCCATCTCCATAGTCATCATCACTATCACTATCGTTGCGACATAA
- the LOC100794220 gene encoding transcription factor HHO5 isoform X2 translates to MEVSLDLSLAFVPRRTVCEILGDIAKSKDGSRRMATIEDLVKRLEDEKKKIEAFKRELPLCMILVNDAISKLKEEIKGGVRMKDEAVVEELMKLMKTNSEANGSLMIVGNESSDTKNWMNSVQLWNVETKQRNEEGDLFVPSNPIEQKNDTNKSVSKTVMKDNKKMSQVPSLGLMSPAVLELNHRKTESGYGHGSSMIITSSVEIKGHHQSQQPQQNPRKQRRCWSPDLHRRFVDALQQLGGPQVATPKQIRELMQVVGLTNDEVKSHLQKYRLHFKRPQGSSIGHANSGLCKMAQDKCGDDKSGSPQGPLFLGGSGKGLSSSGRNSMDTEGDEESDCRNWKGGIHHQLQPESDVL, encoded by the exons ATGGAAGTGAGTTTGGATTTGAGTTTGGCCTTTGTCCCTAGAAGAACCGTTTGTGAGATTCTTGGCGATATTGCTAAGAGCAAAGATGGGTCTCGGAGAATggccacaattgaggacttagTGAAAAGGTTGGaagatgagaagaagaagattgaAGCATTCAAACGTGAGCTTCCTCTTTGCATGATCCTTGTAAACGATG CTATTAGTAAattgaaagaagagataaaggGGGGTGTGAGAATGAAAGATGAAGCCGTGGTTGAAGAGTTGATGAAACTTATGAAAACCAATTCTGAAGCAAATGGGTCTTTGATGATTGTGGGGAACGAAAGCAGTGACACGAAGAATTGGATGAACTCTGTTCAGCTATGGAACGTTGAAACCAAACAG AGGAATGAAGAGGGTGATCTATTTGTGCCCAGCAATccaattgaacaaaaaaacGACACCAACAAGAGTGTCTCAAAGACAGTGATGAAGGACAACAAGAAAATGTCACAGGTTCCTAGTCTTGGGTTGATGAGTCCTGCAGTGTTGGAATTGAATCATAGAAAAACAGAAAGTGGTTATGGACATGGTTCGTCCATGATTATTACAAGCTCGGTTGAAATTAAGGGTCATCATCAATCACAACAACCTCAGCAGAATCCGAGGAAACAAAGGCGATGCTGGTCACCAGATCTTCATCGGCGATTTGTTGATGCGCTTCAACAATTAGGGGGCCCACAAG TGGCCACTCCAAAGCAGATTAGAGAACTGATGCAGGTGGTAGGCCTCACAAATGATGAAGTGAAAAGCCATTTGCAA AAGTACAGGCTTCATTTTAAAAgacctcaaggttcttcaaTTGGCCATGCTAACAGTGGCTTATGCAAGATGGCACAAGATAAATGTGGAGACGATAAATCTGGCTCTCCACAAGGTCCACTCTTCCTAGGAGGGTCTGGAAAAGGTCTTTCAAGCTCTGGACGCAATAGCATGGACACAGAAGGAGATGAGGAATCAGATTGCCGCAATTGGAAAGGTGGGATTCATCACCAATTGCAACCAGAAAGTGACGTTTTGTGA